The region TTATATTTAGTATTTGATTTTAATTATTAAGAGGTCTGTTGCTATGGAAAATTTTCAGTCAGAGTTTGAGAAACTACTTGAAGAAAGTCAGGATATTCCATATTACTCAAAGGGTGAAAGAGTTACAGGTGTTATTGTAAGAATACAGGATGATTACGCCTTTGTTGATGTTGGACAGAAGACAGAGGTGGTGATAGATAAAAATGAGATAAACGGTCTTTCTGAAGGTGATCAGATAACAGCTGTTTATCTTGGAAGGAGAAATAAAGACGGATATCTGGTTATATCAAGGAGACCTCTTATATTCTCTGAAGCTCTCCAGAGGGTTGAGGATGCTTTCTCAAAGGGAGAGAAGATAGGAGCAAAACTTGATAAAAAGATAAATAAAGGTTTCCTTGTTGATTTAGGAGGGGTAAAAGCCTTCCTTCCATATTCTGAGTCCGGGCTTAGAAGGGATGAGGAGCTACCACCACCTGAGTTTGATGTTTATATCCTCAGAATTGACAGGGATAGAAAGCCACCAGGCATAGTTGTATCAAGGAAAAAGGTTCTGGATGAGGAGATAAAGAGAAAGAGAGATGAGATATTCAGCCTGCTTGAGGAAGGAAAGCAGGTGAGGGGAAGGGTTGAGAAGGTTCAGGAAAATGGTGCTGTTCTCTCACTTGAAAGGATAGTTTTTGGATTTCTTCCAAGATCACTTTACTCATGGGACAGGGACAGAAGTATATCAGAGCTTTCTGTAGGTGATGAGATAGACCTGGTAGTAAAATCAATAGACAGGGAAAACCAGAAGATCATATTTTCAAAAAGGGATCTTGAGCCTGATCCATGGAAAACGTTTGATAAAGAGGTTGGCGATCAGATAGAGGTTGAGATAAAGGATATAAACGATTTTGGGCTTATCGTTAAAACGGGAGCTTTAGAAGGGTTTATACACAAATCTGAGACATCCCATTTAAGACCTGAAAATTACAAAAACAGTTTCAGAAAAGGTCAGAAGGTAAAGGCAAAGATAATAGAGCTTGACAGGGAAAACAGAAGACTGAAGCTGAGTATAAAGGCTCTTCATCCTCATCCTGTTGATAAGTTTTTAGAGGAGAATCCCGAGGGCTCAGTTGTTGAAGGTAAGATAAAGGAGATAAGAAACAAGATAGCTTTTGTTGATCTTGGAAAGGATGTTGAAGGTGTGATACATCTTGAGGATGCAACGTGGAATCCTAAGATAAAAAATATTGGACAGGTTCTGAAAGGGAAAAGGCTCAGAGAGTTCAAGGTTTTAGGAAGGGAAAAGGATAAGGTAAGACTCGGTATAAAGCAGTTCAGGGATAATCCATGGGAAGAGTTTTTCAGCAAACATTCTGTCGGAGATGTAATAAAGGCAAAGGTGAAGAAGCTTATTGATAGAGGAGCATTTGTTGATATAAATGAGGATGTTGAAGGTTTTATCCCATTATCTGAGATATCAAAGGAGAAGATAGAGATACCAAGTGATAAGCTCTCACTCGGACAGGAGATTGAGGCAAAGATAATAAAGATAAAAGGTCATGATATAATTCTCAGTATAAAAGCCCTTGAGAAGGACAAAGAGAAAAAAGAGATAGAAGAAGTTATGAGAAAGGTAAAACCAAAAGGGGAAGGGCTTGCAACCTTAGGTGAACTGTTGAAAGAGAAACTTAAGGGAGAAAATAAGGCTTGATATTAGATATACTCCTTCTCGTTCTGGGGCTGGGGATAATCCTTGTAGCCGCAGAACTTTTCACAAATGGAATAGAAACGATAGGTCACAGACTCCAGTTCTCACAGAACTTTACTGGAAGTGTTCTTGCTGCTGTTGGAACAGCCCTTCCTGAATCTATACTTCCTGTTATAGCCATAATATTTTTTGCGGACAATGCAGGTCACGAGATAGGTATAGGTGCTATACTTGGAGCTCCTTTTATGCTCTCAACACTTGCCATCCCTCTGATAGGTCTGACAGTCCTTTTAAGATACTTTATTAAAAAGGGTGATCTATCACTAAACCTTGAAGAGGTAGGTCTGAGAAGGGATATCGTATTTTTCCTTTTTGCTTACTCTGTTGCGCTTTTTATAGTTCCTTATGAGATATACATACTGAAGGTTTTTACAGCTTTCTTCCTTCTTTCACTGTATGTTCTTTATGTTTATCTCACGTTGAGAGGTGAAAGTGAGGATATGGAGGAGACAGAACATCTATATTTCGCACCTAAGAACCCACATCCACATATATTGATAGCTGTTGTCCAGTCAGTTTTTGCACTTGTTATAATGGTAATTGGAGCTCATCTTTTTGTTCATGGTATAGAACATATAAGTACAGCGTTTGGATTTTCTCCTTTGCTATTTTCACTTCTCCTTGCTCCAGTTGCAACAGAGCTTCCTGAGAAGGTAAACAGTGTTCTCTGGGTTTTCAGGGGAAAGGATACACTTGCAGTTGGGAATGTTAGCGGTGCTATGGTTTTCCAGAGTACAATCCCTGTGAGTTTTGGTATTATATTTACAGACTGGAATATTGAAGGGCTCGCACTTGTTTCGGGAGTTTTTGCTATTATCGCAGGATTTCTGGTTCTGGTTCTTTCGTACGTGAATAAAAAACTTGTACCTTTTGGATTTTCCCTTGGTATGATTTTTTATGTAACATACTTTTACCTAACTGTAACATCAATGGGGTAGGAAGATGGATATAGACAAAGAGATACAGATCCTTTCAGATAAGATAAAGATTCTAAGGCAGGAGCTTAAGAAAGGCAACAGATCCGTTTTAAAAGAGCTTGTTGAAAGCAGAAAGAAGTTTAAGAAGCTGGCAAGAGAAAAACAGAAAAAGCTTTCTGCATGGGAAAGGGTACAGCTTGCAAGACATCCGAAAAGACCTCACACGATAGATTATATAAAAAATATATTCACGGACTTTGTTGAGCTGCATGGGGATAGAAGGTTTGGTGATGATAAGGCGATAATAGCAGGTTTTGCGTTTTTTGAAGGGATACCTGTTGCTGTTATCGGACACGAGAAGGGGAAGGACACAAAGGAGAAGATAGAGAGAAACTTCGGTATGCCCCATCCTGAAGGTTACAGAAAAGCTATAAGGATAATGAAACTTGCTGAGAAGTTTAGAAGACCTGTTCTCACGTTTATAGATACGCCTGGAGCATATCCCGGTATAGGGGCTGAAGAGAGAGGTCAGTCTCAGGCTATAGCTGAGAGTATTATGGTAATGGGTAGTCTGAAAACACCTATTATAGCAACTGTTATAGGGGAAGGTGGAAGTGGTGGAGCTCTTGCTTTAGGTGTTGCAGATAAGGTTCTGATGCTTGAGAACTCAATATACTCTGTTATATCACCTGAAGGATGTGCGGCTATACTTTTCAAATCGCAGGAAAAAGCTCCTGAAGCAGCTGAAAGTTTAAAGATAACAGCTAAGGATCTTAAGGAGCTTGGTATTATAGACTGTATTGTTCCTGAGCCCCTTGGTGGAGCACATCTACAGCCTGAAAAGATGTACAGGCTTATGAAAAGGGCTATAAGATCTACACTCAGAATGTTGATGGATAAGGATCCTGAAAAGCTTGTTGAGGAGAGACAGTCTAAGTTTTACTCTATGGGTAAGTTTGTGGAAAAATGAAGATAGTTGTATGGCAGACAGCCTTTTTAGGTGATCTTATTCTGACTACGCCTCTCATAAAATCATTAAAAAATCTGTATCCGGAATCCCAGATCCATCTTATATCAAAACCTTTTGGTAAGGATGTTTTTAAAGGAAATCCATACCTTGATGAGCTTATAGTATTTGATAAGAAGAGAGATTCAACGATCTCCCTTATAAAGAGATTGAGGAGAGAAGGTTACGATATAGCGATCTCACCTCACAGATCACACAGAGCATCCTATGTTCTTTTTTTATCAGGTATAAAAAAAAGGATAGGCTTTGATAGGGCTGGATTTTCTTTTCTGTACACAGATAAAGTTCCACACAGGTTTGATGGAACACATGAGATAAAGAGAAATCTTTCACTTTTAAAAAAGCTTGAAAGTTATGATAAAGGTAAGATAGACAGCTTACCTGAGCTTTTTCTCTCTGAGGAAGAGGACAGATTTTTTGAGAGTTTTGGACTTGAGGATAAAAAATATATAACGATTGCTCCAGGATCTAAATGGGAAACGAAAAGATGGACTGAAGAGGGCTTTTCAGAGCTTATAGATGAGCTTGTAAAGATGGGAGAGAGCGTTGTTATAATAGGCGGTAAGGAGGATGTTCAGGTCTCAAAAAGGATAGTGGACAGATTAAGCCATAAGAGTAATGTTATTGATCTTACAGGAAGTACATCACTGAGGGAGAGCTTCTCTGTAGTCAAACACTCAAAACTGCTTATATCAAACGATTCAGCACCAGTTCATATAGCTGTCTCCTTTAATACACCTGTTGTTGATATTTACGGTCCAACTGTAAGGGAGTTCGGTTTTTACCCCTACAGAAACGGGGTGGTGGTTGAGGCTGAAGGTGTGGTATGCAGACCTTGTGGACTTCACGGACACAGAAAATGTCCTACAGGAACATTTGAGTGTATGAAAAAGATAACCCCACAAAAAGTTTTAAAAGCTGTTAAAAGGTTTTTATAGGTTGGGAGCTTCCTTTTCTATAATGGTTGCTATATCCGACATCTCCTTACCTAAAAGGTAAACAAAATCATCAATAGTGACTATACCTGTCAGGTTTCCATCATTATCAACCACCGGAAATCTTCTCACACCAACATCTTTAACCCTTTCAAGAGCCTCAAATATACCTTCATCCTCTTTTAGTGTTACAGGATTTTCTGTCATTATGTTTTTGACAGGTATCTCAGCAGGCTGATCATTTCCAAGAACCCTTATAGCTATATCCCTGTCTGTTACAATACCAACAGGTCTGTTGTTCTCAACTATAACTACAGATCCAACATTCTTATCCCTCATAAGTTTTGCTACATCTTTTACAGGGGTGTCAGGTGATGCTGTAATGACCTCTTTTCTTGCAACATTTTTTATACCCATCTTTGCCTCCCTCCAGTTTTATACTTTTAATTTATAATATTTAAATCATTTAACAATCTATTTAAGGGATGATATGGGAGATATTAAAGAAGAGATAAAAGATCTTGCAGAAAGTATAAAAGATCAGATTGTACAGTGGAGAAGACGGATACATATGTATCCTGAGATCTCATCTGAGGAGTACAGAACTTCTGAGTTTGTAGCTGAAAAACTTGAGGAGTTTGGTGTTGATAAGGTTATAAGAAATTTCGGTGGTACAACGGCTGTTGTAGGTATCATAAAAGGTCAGGAAGATATAACGGTAGCTTTAAGGGCTGATATGGATGCTCTTCCTATGGAAGAGAAAACAGGTAAAGAGTACAGCTCAAAGATAAAAGGTGTTATGCATTCATGTGGACATGATGCCCACACAGCCATGCTTCTCGGTGCTGCAAAAGTTCTTGTTCAGATTAAGGATAAGCTAAAAGGGAATGTAAAACTTATATTTCAGCCATGTGAGGAGAGACAGGACTGTAGGGGAGCGAGAACGCTTGTCCAGAAAGGTGTTTTAAAAGATCCTGATGTCTCTGCTATATTCGGTTTACATGTTTTCCCTGAGCTTCCTGCAGGTGTTTTTGGTACGAAAGAGGGACATTTTTTAGCTTCTTCTGATGTTTTCAGGATAAAGATAATAGGAAAAGGAACACACGCCTCAAGACCCCATAAAGGTGTTGATCCTGTTCTTGTATCGGCACAGGTTATAAATGCTCTTCACCATATTGTAAGCAGAAAGGTTGATCCCCTTCATCCTGCTGTTCTTACAATAGGTAAGATAAAAGGTGGCTTTGCTGAGAATATAATACCTGAAGTTGTTGAGATGGAAGGGACTGTTAGAACGTTAAGTCTTGATCTGAGGGATATGATCCCTGTTTGGATTGAGGATACTATAAAAGGTGTGACATCGGCTTATGGAGCAAGATATGAGTTTTCTTTTAAGGAAGGAAACCCACCTGTTATAAATGACAGACTTACAACAAGATTTACATTTTCTATGCTTAAGGATCTTTTTGGTGATGATAGGGTTGTTGAGCTTGAAAATCCAACAATGGGTGGTGAGGACTTCTCAGAGTATCTTATGAAAGTTCCCGGAACATTTATAAGGCTTGGTATAAGAAATGAGAAAAAAGGGATAACAGCACCACTTCACAGCCCTTTATTTGATGTTGATGAGGATGTTCTTCCTGATGGATCTTCCGCACTGGCCTATCTCGCTTATAGATGGCTTGAGGAACATTCTTAATAAGATAAAAGCCATTTCCAGAGAGGTTTTATATATATTTTGTAACCGTCTATTTCAATCTCTTTTTCTCTATCTGAGGTTACTAAATAGGCCTTTTTCAGGTTTAGATATCTCATACCTTCTATTAGTGAATTTATCTCTCTCTGAAATGTTTTCCTCTCAGATATATCATAGCTGACATTTATCAGAAGCCTTTCAGCAGGTATATAAAAATCAACCTCTTTTTTCTCTTTAAAGTAGTATATCTCAGGATATTTTCTCCTCAGATGGAGAAAAACAGAGTTCTCATACAGTTTTGAGTAATCGGGGGAAAAAGAGGTGTTGTATATATAATTAAATCCATTATCTATAATAAAAACCTTTTTAGGATTTCTCTGTTCTTCTTTTACAGAACTTCTAAATATGGAAGTTGTAAAAAGAGTATAAGCATCACTTAAATATTCAAAATATTCAAATAAAGTATCTTTAGATAGTTTATAACCCATAGATTTAAAATCGTTGTACAACTTGCTTATACTTATCAAAGTCGCCGGATTAGAGAAAA is a window of Persephonella marina EX-H1 DNA encoding:
- a CDS encoding S1 RNA-binding domain-containing protein, whose translation is MENFQSEFEKLLEESQDIPYYSKGERVTGVIVRIQDDYAFVDVGQKTEVVIDKNEINGLSEGDQITAVYLGRRNKDGYLVISRRPLIFSEALQRVEDAFSKGEKIGAKLDKKINKGFLVDLGGVKAFLPYSESGLRRDEELPPPEFDVYILRIDRDRKPPGIVVSRKKVLDEEIKRKRDEIFSLLEEGKQVRGRVEKVQENGAVLSLERIVFGFLPRSLYSWDRDRSISELSVGDEIDLVVKSIDRENQKIIFSKRDLEPDPWKTFDKEVGDQIEVEIKDINDFGLIVKTGALEGFIHKSETSHLRPENYKNSFRKGQKVKAKIIELDRENRRLKLSIKALHPHPVDKFLEENPEGSVVEGKIKEIRNKIAFVDLGKDVEGVIHLEDATWNPKIKNIGQVLKGKRLREFKVLGREKDKVRLGIKQFRDNPWEEFFSKHSVGDVIKAKVKKLIDRGAFVDINEDVEGFIPLSEISKEKIEIPSDKLSLGQEIEAKIIKIKGHDIILSIKALEKDKEKKEIEEVMRKVKPKGEGLATLGELLKEKLKGENKA
- a CDS encoding sodium:calcium antiporter, yielding MILDILLLVLGLGIILVAAELFTNGIETIGHRLQFSQNFTGSVLAAVGTALPESILPVIAIIFFADNAGHEIGIGAILGAPFMLSTLAIPLIGLTVLLRYFIKKGDLSLNLEEVGLRRDIVFFLFAYSVALFIVPYEIYILKVFTAFFLLSLYVLYVYLTLRGESEDMEETEHLYFAPKNPHPHILIAVVQSVFALVIMVIGAHLFVHGIEHISTAFGFSPLLFSLLLAPVATELPEKVNSVLWVFRGKDTLAVGNVSGAMVFQSTIPVSFGIIFTDWNIEGLALVSGVFAIIAGFLVLVLSYVNKKLVPFGFSLGMIFYVTYFYLTVTSMG
- a CDS encoding CBS domain-containing protein — encoded protein: MGIKNVARKEVITASPDTPVKDVAKLMRDKNVGSVVIVENNRPVGIVTDRDIAIRVLGNDQPAEIPVKNIMTENPVTLKEDEGIFEALERVKDVGVRRFPVVDNDGNLTGIVTIDDFVYLLGKEMSDIATIIEKEAPNL
- the waaF gene encoding lipopolysaccharide heptosyltransferase II; protein product: MKIVVWQTAFLGDLILTTPLIKSLKNLYPESQIHLISKPFGKDVFKGNPYLDELIVFDKKRDSTISLIKRLRREGYDIAISPHRSHRASYVLFLSGIKKRIGFDRAGFSFLYTDKVPHRFDGTHEIKRNLSLLKKLESYDKGKIDSLPELFLSEEEDRFFESFGLEDKKYITIAPGSKWETKRWTEEGFSELIDELVKMGESVVIIGGKEDVQVSKRIVDRLSHKSNVIDLTGSTSLRESFSVVKHSKLLISNDSAPVHIAVSFNTPVVDIYGPTVREFGFYPYRNGVVVEAEGVVCRPCGLHGHRKCPTGTFECMKKITPQKVLKAVKRFL
- a CDS encoding M20 metallopeptidase family protein, giving the protein MGDIKEEIKDLAESIKDQIVQWRRRIHMYPEISSEEYRTSEFVAEKLEEFGVDKVIRNFGGTTAVVGIIKGQEDITVALRADMDALPMEEKTGKEYSSKIKGVMHSCGHDAHTAMLLGAAKVLVQIKDKLKGNVKLIFQPCEERQDCRGARTLVQKGVLKDPDVSAIFGLHVFPELPAGVFGTKEGHFLASSDVFRIKIIGKGTHASRPHKGVDPVLVSAQVINALHHIVSRKVDPLHPAVLTIGKIKGGFAENIIPEVVEMEGTVRTLSLDLRDMIPVWIEDTIKGVTSAYGARYEFSFKEGNPPVINDRLTTRFTFSMLKDLFGDDRVVELENPTMGGEDFSEYLMKVPGTFIRLGIRNEKKGITAPLHSPLFDVDEDVLPDGSSALAYLAYRWLEEHS
- a CDS encoding acetyl-CoA carboxylase carboxyltransferase subunit alpha, which translates into the protein MDIDKEIQILSDKIKILRQELKKGNRSVLKELVESRKKFKKLAREKQKKLSAWERVQLARHPKRPHTIDYIKNIFTDFVELHGDRRFGDDKAIIAGFAFFEGIPVAVIGHEKGKDTKEKIERNFGMPHPEGYRKAIRIMKLAEKFRRPVLTFIDTPGAYPGIGAEERGQSQAIAESIMVMGSLKTPIIATVIGEGGSGGALALGVADKVLMLENSIYSVISPEGCAAILFKSQEKAPEAAESLKITAKDLKELGIIDCIVPEPLGGAHLQPEKMYRLMKRAIRSTLRMLMDKDPEKLVEERQSKFYSMGKFVEK